From the genome of Rhizobium binae, one region includes:
- a CDS encoding site-specific DNA-methyltransferase, whose amino-acid sequence MASVFPLADLKASIKPDSRQESWIDTIIKGDCVSALEALPTHSVDVIFADPPYNLQLGGTLHRPDQSLVDAVDDEWDQFASFEAYDAFTRAWLLACRRVLKPTGSIWVIGSYHNIFRVGATLQDLNFWILNDIIWRKTNPMPNFKGRRFQNAHETMIWASPNAKAKGYTFNYDAMKAANDDVQMRSDWLFPICNGNERLKGEDGKKVHPTQKPEALLARVIMASTKPGDIVLDPFFGSGTTGAVAKRLGRHFVGIEREQDYIDAASARIAAVEPLGKAELTVMTGKKAEVRVAFNVLVESGLIKPGQVLTDAKRRYSAIVRADGTVASGGEAGSIHRLGAKVQGLDACNGWTFWHFEDGQSLRPIDDLRSIIRSDLAKVE is encoded by the coding sequence ATGGCGTCAGTTTTTCCGCTTGCCGACCTCAAGGCCTCCATCAAGCCGGATTCCCGGCAGGAGTCCTGGATCGACACGATCATCAAGGGTGACTGCGTCAGCGCCCTTGAAGCCTTGCCCACCCACTCCGTCGACGTGATCTTTGCCGATCCGCCCTATAACCTCCAGCTCGGCGGAACGCTGCACCGTCCCGACCAGTCGCTGGTCGATGCGGTCGACGACGAATGGGATCAGTTTGCCTCCTTCGAGGCCTATGACGCCTTCACCCGCGCCTGGCTGCTCGCCTGCCGCCGTGTCTTGAAGCCGACCGGCTCGATCTGGGTGATCGGCTCCTACCACAACATCTTCCGCGTCGGCGCGACGCTGCAGGATCTGAACTTCTGGATCCTGAACGACATCATCTGGCGCAAGACCAATCCGATGCCGAATTTCAAGGGCCGCCGTTTCCAGAACGCCCATGAGACGATGATCTGGGCAAGTCCCAATGCCAAGGCCAAGGGCTATACCTTCAACTACGATGCGATGAAGGCGGCCAATGACGACGTGCAGATGCGCTCCGACTGGCTGTTCCCGATCTGCAACGGCAATGAACGGCTGAAGGGTGAGGACGGCAAGAAGGTGCATCCGACCCAGAAGCCGGAAGCGCTGCTCGCCCGCGTCATCATGGCTTCGACCAAACCCGGCGATATCGTGCTCGATCCCTTCTTCGGCTCGGGAACGACGGGCGCCGTCGCCAAGCGCCTCGGCCGTCACTTCGTCGGCATCGAGCGCGAGCAGGATTATATCGATGCGGCATCGGCCCGCATCGCCGCCGTCGAGCCGCTCGGCAAGGCGGAGCTGACCGTCATGACCGGCAAGAAGGCCGAAGTCCGCGTCGCCTTCAACGTGCTTGTTGAAAGCGGCCTGATCAAGCCCGGCCAGGTGCTGACCGACGCCAAGCGCCGTTATAGCGCGATCGTGCGCGCCGACGGCACGGTGGCATCAGGCGGCGAGGCCGGCTCCATTCATCGTCTCGGCGCCAAGGTGCAGGGTCTCGATGCATGCAACGGATGGACCTTCTGGCATTTCGAAGACGGGCAGTCCCTGCGCCCGATCGACGATCTCAGGTCCATCATCCGCAGTGATCTGGCGAAGGTGGAGTGA
- a CDS encoding ArsR/SmtB family transcription factor has protein sequence MKEGPDIAQIGALIGDPARANMLAALTGGQALTATELAGVGGITVQTASTHLAKLEAGGLLAQRKQGRHRYFTLADEAAARLIESMMGFAAGRGHLRHRPGPKEPALRKARICYDHLAGDYGVRMLDSLIASGAIDAIGDGLALTEKGENDLKGIGIDVGDLRSSRRPLCRSCLDWSERRAHLAGSLGKALLSSFLDKGWARRTAESRSILFTPEGDRQFLLLFPAG, from the coding sequence ATGAAGGAAGGCCCTGACATTGCACAGATCGGTGCGCTGATCGGCGATCCGGCGCGGGCCAACATGCTGGCGGCGCTGACCGGCGGGCAGGCGCTGACGGCGACCGAGCTTGCCGGCGTCGGCGGCATCACCGTGCAGACGGCCAGCACCCATCTCGCCAAGCTCGAAGCCGGCGGGCTGCTGGCCCAGCGCAAGCAGGGGCGCCACCGTTATTTCACGCTCGCCGACGAGGCGGCCGCCCGGCTGATCGAAAGCATGATGGGTTTTGCCGCCGGGCGCGGGCATCTGCGCCACCGGCCAGGGCCGAAGGAGCCGGCGCTGCGCAAGGCGCGCATCTGCTACGATCATCTGGCCGGCGATTACGGCGTGCGCATGCTCGACAGCCTGATTGCCTCAGGCGCGATCGACGCGATCGGAGACGGCCTGGCGCTGACCGAAAAGGGCGAAAACGATCTCAAAGGCATCGGCATCGATGTCGGCGATCTCAGATCGTCGCGCCGGCCGCTCTGCCGCTCCTGCCTCGACTGGAGCGAAAGGCGGGCGCACCTCGCCGGCAGCCTCGGCAAGGCGCTGCTCTCAAGCTTCCTCGACAAGGGCTGGGCGCGGCGCACGGCGGAAAGCCGCTCGATCCTCTTTACCCCGGAAGGCGACCGGCAATTTCTATTGCTTTTTCCGGCTGGATAG
- a CDS encoding HAD family hydrolase: MTPEIKHIVFDIGKVLIHYDPHLPFARLIPDETERNWFFANICTHDWNIEQDRGRTWEEAEALLIAAHPAREEHIRAFRKYWHEMVPHAYDDSVAILEGLIAEGRDVTMLTNFASDTFREAQERFPFLKLPRGVTVSGDVGLIKPDAAIYASHTRSFGLDPKATIFIDDAPVNVEGARAFGWNAVLFSGAEKLRSDLADYGLKV, from the coding sequence ATGACCCCCGAGATAAAACACATCGTTTTCGATATCGGCAAAGTTCTTATTCATTACGATCCGCATCTTCCCTTCGCCCGCCTCATTCCCGATGAGACCGAGCGCAACTGGTTTTTCGCCAATATCTGCACCCATGACTGGAACATCGAGCAGGACCGCGGCCGCACCTGGGAAGAGGCCGAAGCGCTGCTGATTGCCGCGCATCCGGCTCGCGAAGAGCATATCCGCGCCTTCCGCAAATACTGGCACGAGATGGTGCCGCACGCCTATGACGACAGCGTCGCGATCCTGGAAGGGCTGATCGCCGAAGGCCGCGACGTAACGATGCTGACCAATTTCGCCTCCGACACTTTTCGCGAGGCGCAGGAGCGCTTTCCTTTCCTCAAGCTGCCGCGCGGCGTGACCGTTTCCGGCGATGTCGGCCTGATCAAGCCGGATGCCGCGATCTACGCGAGCCATACGAGGAGCTTCGGCCTCGATCCGAAGGCGACGATCTTCATCGACGACGCGCCTGTTAATGTCGAAGGCGCCAGGGCCTTCGGCTGGAACGCGGTGCTGTTTTCGGGCGCCGAGAAGCTGCGCAGCGATCTCGCTGACTACGGTCTGAAGGTTTGA
- a CDS encoding nuclear transport factor 2 family protein has translation MAFDPAEEIERFHAAINALDFPVIEGYFADDATYISNGVGSLSGRPEIMAAFRRYFDDYPDQTAENSLVETLTPLSGRAVWSLRATHSKTGKPLIREGEETITFNSEGRIIRVDVTDYKDF, from the coding sequence ATGGCCTTCGACCCGGCAGAGGAAATCGAACGCTTCCACGCCGCGATCAACGCGCTGGATTTTCCTGTTATCGAGGGCTATTTCGCCGACGACGCCACCTATATCTCGAATGGCGTCGGCAGCCTTTCGGGACGGCCCGAGATTATGGCCGCCTTCCGGCGCTATTTCGACGACTATCCCGATCAGACGGCGGAAAACTCTCTTGTCGAGACACTGACGCCGCTATCCGGCCGGGCCGTCTGGTCGCTCCGCGCCACCCACAGCAAAACGGGCAAGCCGCTGATCCGCGAGGGCGAGGAGACGATCACCTTCAATTCGGAAGGCCGCATCATCCGCGTCGACGTCACCGACTACAAGGATTTCTAA
- the mutY gene encoding A/G-specific adenine glycosylase, which yields MTITTPDTPHAQPLLDWYDRHHRDLPWRVTPAMAARGVKPDPYRVWLSEVMLQQTTVQVVKPYFERFLTRWPEVTDLASAESDAVMAAWAGLGYYARARNLKKCAEAVAKEHGGIFPDTEAGLKALPGIGDYTAAAVAAIAFNRRAAVMDGNVERVISRLHAIETSLPAAKPVMKDKVALMTPADRPGDFAQAMMDLGATICTPKRPACSLCLFRGSCQALKLSDPELFPVKAAKKEKPVRHGAAFIAVTGDGEILLRRRAESGLLGGMTEVPTTAWTARIDGETSVTAAPFEAAWLACGTVIHVFTHFELRLSIWRAAIAAKPTLNDGVNDEWWEPVTNLEAQALPTIMKKAIAAAIPLAFKTSKA from the coding sequence ATGACGATCACCACACCCGACACGCCTCACGCACAGCCCCTGCTCGACTGGTACGACCGCCATCACCGCGATCTGCCCTGGCGGGTGACGCCCGCCATGGCAGCGCGCGGCGTCAAGCCCGATCCCTATCGTGTCTGGCTGTCGGAAGTGATGCTGCAGCAGACGACGGTGCAGGTGGTCAAACCCTATTTCGAGCGGTTTCTCACGCGCTGGCCCGAGGTCACCGACCTTGCCTCGGCCGAAAGCGACGCGGTCATGGCCGCCTGGGCGGGGCTCGGCTATTATGCGCGGGCCCGCAATCTGAAGAAATGCGCCGAGGCGGTAGCGAAGGAGCACGGCGGTATCTTTCCCGATACCGAAGCCGGCCTCAAGGCGCTGCCCGGCATCGGCGACTATACGGCGGCGGCCGTCGCGGCCATCGCCTTCAACCGGCGGGCGGCCGTCATGGACGGCAATGTCGAGCGGGTGATCTCCAGGCTCCATGCGATCGAAACGTCGCTGCCGGCCGCCAAGCCCGTGATGAAGGACAAGGTGGCGCTGATGACGCCCGCCGATCGGCCCGGCGATTTCGCCCAGGCGATGATGGATCTCGGCGCGACGATCTGCACGCCGAAGCGGCCGGCTTGTTCGCTCTGTCTGTTCCGCGGATCGTGTCAGGCGCTGAAGCTTTCCGATCCCGAACTCTTTCCCGTCAAGGCGGCGAAGAAGGAAAAGCCGGTGCGCCACGGCGCGGCCTTCATCGCGGTAACGGGCGATGGCGAGATCCTGCTCAGGCGGCGGGCGGAAAGCGGCCTGCTCGGCGGCATGACCGAGGTGCCGACGACGGCCTGGACTGCGCGCATCGACGGCGAGACCTCCGTCACCGCCGCGCCCTTCGAGGCGGCCTGGCTAGCCTGCGGCACCGTCATTCATGTCTTCACCCATTTCGAACTCCGGCTGTCGATCTGGCGGGCGGCGATCGCTGCAAAGCCGACGCTGAATGATGGCGTGAATGACGAATGGTGGGAGCCGGTTACAAATCTTGAAGCGCAGGCCTTGCCGACCATCATGAAAAAAGCGATCGCAGCGGCTATTCCTCTCGCGTTCAAAACATCCAAGGCATGA
- a CDS encoding NIPSNAP family protein, with protein sequence MITCFIRYEIEAFKKDAFAEYARNWGQVIPKNGADLIGYFAPHEGSATTAYGVYNIESLAAYEAYRARLAADPLGRENYEFARRERFILKEDRIFLKNVSAPHAKLVLP encoded by the coding sequence ATGATCACCTGCTTCATCCGCTACGAAATCGAGGCCTTCAAGAAAGACGCCTTCGCCGAATATGCCCGCAACTGGGGCCAGGTGATCCCGAAAAACGGCGCCGATCTGATCGGCTATTTCGCCCCGCACGAGGGATCGGCGACGACAGCCTACGGCGTCTATAATATCGAGAGCCTCGCCGCCTACGAAGCCTATCGCGCCCGGCTGGCCGCCGACCCGCTCGGCCGCGAGAATTACGAATTTGCCAGGCGCGAACGCTTCATCCTGAAGGAAGACCGCATCTTCCTGAAAAACGTCTCCGCCCCTCACGCCAAGCTGGTGCTGCCATGA
- a CDS encoding antibiotic biosynthesis monooxygenase family protein produces the protein MIAVIFEVVPYMGERHKYLDLAGELRAELEKIDGFLSIERFESLTNRGKLLSLSFFRDEEAVKEWRNLEAHRAAQQAGRGGIFADYRLRIASVVRDYGMFERDEAPADSRRVHDAA, from the coding sequence ATGATCGCCGTCATTTTCGAAGTCGTGCCCTATATGGGCGAGCGTCACAAATATCTCGATCTCGCCGGCGAATTGCGCGCCGAACTCGAAAAGATCGACGGCTTCCTCTCGATCGAACGGTTCGAGAGCCTGACGAACCGTGGCAAGCTGCTGTCGCTCTCCTTCTTCCGCGACGAGGAGGCGGTGAAGGAATGGCGCAATCTCGAGGCGCACCGGGCCGCGCAACAGGCCGGACGCGGCGGCATCTTCGCCGATTACCGCCTGCGGATTGCCAGTGTGGTGCGCGATTACGGCATGTTCGAACGCGATGAGGCGCCGGCCGACAGCCGCAGAGTTCATGACGCGGCGTGA